The genomic region ATTCAAAATAAGAAACTTATGAGATACGTCAAATTCAGTTAGTAATTATTACTAAGTAAATAATATTATTCTCAGGGGTAGTATCTTTCGTTAATACGGATTACTAAAATAGAATATCTCTATAAAGAACAGTGATTTATATCAAAATATATCTTTTGCCTATGTGAGCATAATAAATAGGATTCTCAATTCCTAAATAAAAAATCTCAATCTATTCATTTAGTGAGATTATAGACATAATTGTCCTAAAAGGAATAACATGAGAGTAGAAATATGAAACAAGACATTGTCCACATAGCCCTCGTTGTTAGGGATTACGATGAAGCTATTGAGTTTTACACTCAAAAACTCCACTTTACGCTTTTGGAAGATACTTACCAACCTGAGCAAGACAAGCGTTGGGTTATTATATCTCCCCCAGGATCAACAGGAACAACCATTTTGCTAGCCCGGGCTTCCAAACCAGAGCAAGAGGATTACATTGGAGCCCAATCTGGGGGAAGAGTCTTTCTCTTTCTCAATACGGATGATTTCTGGAGAGATTATGAAGAAATGCTTACAAGGGGTATAGAATTTGTTCGCCCACCTAAGGAAGCCGATTATGGTTTGGTGGCAGTTTTTAAAGATTTATATGGTAATCTATGGGACTTACTGCAATTAAAGAAGGATCATCCCATTAGTTAACGCTTCTCTTAATATTTGATATCTTCCACAAAGAATAAGTTTTTATGGCGCCCGTCGATCTTTCCTCTATCAATATTGTAGAAAGCATCTTTATCAAGAACGATTACCTTAGGATTATCTTTACGATGGGCATAGTAATGAGTCAGCATTACATCCTCTAAATATTGAGGTCTTCCTTTATAGTATCTACCTAGGCGAATCCATGAGTTTATGTCACCACTGAATCCATTAACGGCCATAATAGATAGATTATCGTAGCGAGAGTCCCCTGCTATAGGAATATAAAGATAATAGTTAGGAGACTTAAAGTTATTAGTCCTACTTATTCTATTTATAGGGTAAGTGCTTTCCCAATGAATACTGCCCTTACTATCCATATTCACAGCAATATATTTGTAGGAAGATTGATCATTTATATTTTCCACGCCTATTATATAGAAAGGAGTTTGTATTATGGGCCATCCTGTCAATTCAGGAGAACTCAACCAATAGTCGGATTTATCATTATTGAATATTCTATAACCAGTAGGTAGATCTGAAAACCAATTCCAGTGATTATCTTTCAAATTATAAGAGATAATAATTTGCACACCATCATGTAAGGCGTAGTAAATAAGATTATCTTTATAATTGGCTATGACCGCTGACATAGATATATCCGTATCAGGAATAGATAAGTCACTAATATCAATGAGACTTTCCTTATGACTATTATTCAAATCAATCCTGGATAACCATATCTCGTTATTCTGAAGAAAGTCGGGATAGTAATAGTAGTCATCCTTAAGAAATCCCCTTCCAGAATGAGGAATAAGGAGAGAAGTCCCCTCAACTTTGGATATCACTCTAAGATAATTATGGGGATACGATTTTTCATGGGATATGATCCATTTATCATTTTGATAAGGAGCGCTACCCCCCTTTAGAGGGACATACCATAATATTTGAAAGCTATCAAAATCTATGGCAGCGAGGCTCGGCTCCCCTTCCGCATTAATAGTTCTACAATAGATATTCTGCCCATCGTGGAGACACATCCAGTAATATATCTCATCTTCATTTGTTGGGGAATCTAAGGATACTTGGCCCAAAAGCTGTCCCGTATTGATATCAAACTTATATAATTCTTGTTTTTCTTGCTGTAGTAGGATGCTTATTTGACCATTTTTTACCATAACATCACGACGGATGTTTTTTTCATACATCCATTGAGAAGAAGACATGAGACTTAAGGAGTCTACTTTGAACTTCCATATAATGCCTTTATCTATATCATTATAGGCTAGGAAGTTTTGTGAATCTCTTTGTTGCCAAGACTGCTCTATCAAGACAAGGGAATGTTTGTCATCAACAGGAATAACATTACTATAATAATAGCTAGCATAAAAATACTGACTATAGATAACCCCAATGATAGCAAGAATAAGGATAAAGGGGATAGAATAAAGGAAGTATTTTCTCACTCCGCTGTACCATTGTTAACCGTAAACGCCTTTAGAGGCAGGCCAGCTTCTGCAATTAAGGATTGTATAATATCCTCATCGAGAGCTTTCCAATTCATTAACTCCGTATGACTTTGTATAACCCGATGATAGGGGGAGACTCCGATGTCATCCATGTCAAAAGTATCTGCCACATAACGAACATATTCTGTTAGGAATCCTTCTGATCCACGTAGCACATAATTATATTCATCATCTTCTTGATTTGTTTGTTCTAAGAAATAGTAATTCCTATCCAGATCTTTTAAGACACCGACCACATAGGGAGATTCGTCTCCTCCTCTTTGAAACCAGAGAATTGAACCTTTATCCAAATCTGTGAGCATCACATCAGAATAATAGGGATAACCAACAGTTATAAGGAAAGGCTGGATAGGATTATGGCTTTGATATTGGGGCGCATGCTTCGGATAGGCCTTAAGAAAATCCCTAGGAATATTATAGGGTCCAAGGATAGTATCCTTACCATAAAAGGAGTGGTAGTCCAGTTTATATCCTGTAGGTAGGGCTAAAGACCATTGAACTTGGCCCTTTAGATTAAAAGCTTTTAAAGATTCCTGACCTTGAGAGTTTCTAAAGGGAATGATTAGTTTATCTTTGTACATAAGACAGGGAACTAAGAGGGAATCACCATAAGGAATACGAGTCATAGAAATATGAGTGGTTCCTGGGTTATAGCGTATTATCTGTTCCTTTGAAGTTGATGTGACAGTAAAGAGGACCTCTTTTTTCCCTGGTTCACTGGCCCTACATATATTTAAAGTGCCTCCCTCTAATTCTAACCAAATCATTTTATCCTCATAGATAAAAACAGGAGAATTACACCTTTGAGTCCAGTAAGCACCATCTGATTTATCATAAACATAAAAGCGCTGTAACTTACTATTGTGTAAAATGAAATAGTCCTCAGTATCTAAAGGAAGAGCTGCTTCATAAGGCCCTATACTATCCCATAACTTATTCCCAGACTCCATATCTATACAGGTTACTGGGAAGAGGTCTCTTTCAAAGGGATGCTGATTGTGGATGTATAGATGCTTCCCATCATAATTAGAATAATAATATTCCTGTCCAATACCGACAGGTAAATCCATTGACCAAAGGAGAGATCCATCACTTTTTTTTATACTTATTTGTTGTCGTGCTAGGTCACCTTCCTTATCCATTAGGAATGTTACAGGAAAAGTGATTATCTGATCTGTTACAATATAGGCCGTGAGAGGAAGAGATACAGCTTCTAAATCCGCCTTTAAATCCATGAAATCAGTGCTCCAGACTTTTTGAGAATTACGATATAAGCTTATTCTCAGAAATCTATCATTCGAATCATAATCATAGGGTTCACTCCACTCAACGTACTCATCATCTCCTGTGGTCACTCGATAGAAGGCATCAGAAGCATAAACAGGAAAGAGATTAATAAGAAGTATGGCAAAGCACATCATTATCTTAGAGGCCATACACAGCTCCTTGTTTATCACGTACATCTTCACTGAAATATTTGCGTTTATTTTTTCCATAGATCCTTCCCGTCTTACTATCATAAAAGGCGGTTGGTCCTAAAGGAATAAGGGAAGCAGATTCTCTGCGTAAAGGATAATCCTCTGCTATTTTAAAATAGTAGAGATAGTTCTTCTGTCCTTTTTCCTTATAACCAAAACGGGACCAAGTTAAGATTTCTCCTGTGAGACCATTAATGGTAAGAACGGAGGGAGAATAATCATATTTATTGTTAGGAATATCTAGATAAAGATAATAATAAGGATATTGAAAATGATTCCACTTTTCCAATTCATCTTCGAGATTATAACGATATGTTAAAACAGGATTGCTGGTCCACTCTATTTGTCCTTTATCCATATTCACCATAGTATGTATGGTATTGGTATATTGGCTTTCCGGAGCATCAGGACCGTATTCCGTAAGGATAAAAATCATATGAGGAACCTGAATATAGGGAGTAAAAGCGTATTCTGGAGCACTACGATGATGGCGTGAAGAAGCTAAAGTCAATGGGTAATAAAAGGGAGGAAAGGAAATGTCCCAGTTTTCTTCACCTGAATCCAGAACCAGGGACCGAACATGGGCTTGGTCATCCTTTATATAAGGATAAACAAGGGAATCCTGATACAACCAAATAAGGGATTTAGATTCGGACCTTTCATTAGTTAAGGGGGATTTTCCAGAGTCCTTATCCCCTAAAGTGTATAGTTTGTGACTCTCACCAGTGGTAAGGTTGAGCTCAAATAATCCTACAGTTGCCTCATCTAAGGAGTAACAATAATAATAGAAATCTGATTTTAATACACCAATTTCTAATTCCGTATAGTGATGGTATTGTCCTGTAGATTTGCTAATAACGTGGATATTAGGATGCTTAGGGTCACCACCATGAAGAATTATCCATTCAGCATTTTGATAAGGAATCTGGTCACCAACCCACATTTTATCTTGAAGATCTTCTAAGGTAGCCTCCCATAGCACTTCAAAATCATCAAAACGAATAGCTTTAACACAGGGCTGTCCCTTTTCATTTACTGTACGACAATACAAGTTATTATCATCTTGAAGAAAGGCCCATGGTATTATAGACCGCTGGGGTGAGGGAAAGGCAATTTGATCTATCAACTCACCTGTTCTCAGGTTGAATTTATACAGGACCATATCATCCTGTTCCATCATGAAGCTTATTTCATTACCTTTTACCATGACATCACGTCTGTAAGACATCTCATATATAAATGTTGTACTAGGAAATTCATAACTTCTATCAATTTGGTATTTCCATAGAATCCCCTTATGAACATCTGTTAGGGTAATATACTTTTTACTCTCTCTTTTTTTCCAATTTAGGGTAGTTATTGTTATGGATTGGTTCTCGTCTAAAGGGATGTATACATAAGATTCATAGCTAGTGTAAACATAGTTATAGAACAGAAAAACTCCTATGATAACTAGAGGGGTTAAAATAAGCAGGATATATTTTAATTTAAACTTTTTATCAGCCATATCACACTCTCTGTATTGTTTTTAACCAATAGGTCAGTATACTTTTATAGGATAGCACAAGAGAGAAAGAATAACCAAGGATAAAAACCATGAGGAAAATGTTAAGATCCCTACTCTTTATTAGTCTAGGATTACTAGGAAGCTGTCACAGAGTAAATAGTGATTATACACTTAAGAACGTTAAGAAAGTAATGACAAGTTATGGTTATCAATTAACAGAAGTGATAGAAGAACCCAATGATAAAAGTTTAAAACAGAACAAATATACGTCCTATCAGAATATGTCATTTGTTAAGAATGACAAGGCTCTTCACATTATCCTTATTCATTTCAAGGACGGGTATGAATCTATTACTGAAACATCCATTTCTTATATAAATCAAGTTAGAAGTTACTATCAGGATCTAGGTTTTCTAGTCAAAGGAACCACAGGAGGTGATACGGCCATAATAATAGTGGTCGACCCTGTAGAAATAGAACTTATGGATAGTTTATATGAACAGTTCACTCTTAACTATACAGACTTTTTGTATAAGCCCTAATGAAGGCAAAAGCCTTTCATTAGGTTATGGATAAGATTAGTTCGCAGAATCCTTATTATTCTTGGGGATTACATCGTGAGAGCCCCCTTCCATAATGGAAGTAGAAGAAACAAGAGTCAATCTTGCGTTTTGTGTGAATTCTTTAAGTGTTAAGGATCCACAATTACACATGGTTGATGTTATCTTCTTTAAAGTAATCATAAGATTATCTTCGAGCTTACCAGCATAAGGGACATAAGCGTCTACCCCTTCTTCAAACACTAATCGTGAAGATACTGATTGGTCATAGCGTTGCCAATTTCTAGCACGAGAAGATCCTTCGCCCCAGTATTCTTTATAAATACGTCCATTAATATTAACAGTCTCAGTGGGACTCTCATCAAAGCGGGCAAAATATCGACCTAGCATTAAGAAATCGGCCCCCATAGCTAAGGCCATAGTCATTTGATAATCGTAGGTGATCCCTCCATCAGAACAGATAGGAATATAGATACCAGTTCGTTCACAATACGCATCACGAGCAGCTACTACGTCGATCAAAGCAGAAGCTTGTCCCCTACCGATACCCTTTTGCTCACGGGTGATACAAATGGATCCTCCTCCTACACCAACTTTAACAAAATCAGCACCAGCTTCCGCTAGGTAATAGAAACCAGTAGCATCTACAACATTCCCAGCACCAATTTTGACAGAATCCCCATATTTTTCACGAATGAATTGGATAGTATCCCCTTGGTATTCGCTAAATCCATCGGAAGAGTCAATACAAAGAATATCCGCGCCTGCTTCTACAACTGCGGGAACACGTTCTTTATAATCATGAGTGTTGATCCCTGCTCCAACACGTAAACGTTTATCATCATCAATGTTTTCAAGTTTGTTCTTATGGTGATCTTCGTAATCCTTTCGGAAGACTAAGAACACAAGACGATCGTCTTCATCAACGATGGGTAGAGAGTTTAATTTATTGTCCCAAATCATGGTATTGGCATCAGTTAAACTTATACCAACCTTACCTACAACTAATTTGGAGAAAGGAGTCATGATATCTTTTGCTTTAGTGTCCATCGAGGTTTTGTGAATGTTATAATCACGTCTAGTAACAATTCCACATAACTTACCCTTAGAAGTCCCGTCTTCTGTGATAACCACAGTGTGATGTCCCGTTCTTTGACTTAATTCAATGATGTCTGATAGAGAATTATCAGGTCCAAGATTAGAATCAGATGTAACAAAACCAGCTTTATACTGCTTTACTTTCCTAATCATTTCAGCTTGGGTTTCTACAGCTTGGGAGCTATATATAAAGGAGATTCCCCCTTCTTTTGCCAGTGCAATACCCATGCTGTCATCTGAAACAGATTGCATAACAGCTGATGTGAGGGGAATGTTTAGATATAACTCCGACTCTTCATTTTTCTTGTGTTTTACCATTGGTGTCTTCAAAGATACATTTTCCCCAACGTGTATCTTTTTCGTCAAATTAGGTAATAATAGAAATTCTGAAAAAGTTCGGGATATATCTGGTAGAATAGTTGCCATATTAAACTCCATGATTATATCAGTTGACAGATTATATTCTTGTAGCCATCTATATACAAGGGATACAATTGGATAGCATTAAACAAATTAATGAGTAATGTTGTCAATGCGATACTTCAAGTAATACTTCATTATTGAAAAGTAGACAAAAGGGATGATCATTAGTATTTGAGAATCCTTCCCCATGTTGGGTATAGTGTGACACTTACGTTATAACCATCAGAGTGAAAGCTGTCACCTGTATTTAACAGATCTATGAAGTAGTTAGAACCTTTGACAGGTAAGTTGATAGTCTTCACGTTGTCATCTATATTGATCAATACTAAAATGCGTTCTTCTTTTGTTACTCTCGTAAAAGCTAAAACTGTGGATTCAATATGAATAGACTTGTACGTACCTATTTGTAATGCGGGATGATGCTTTCTAATAGTTATTAATCTTTTTACTGTATTTAGTATATGTTCATCCCTAAATTGCTTTTCAATTTCTTCCTTTGTAGGACGTAGTGCTATATCACTGGTGTCTGTTCTTTTTCCAGGTATCCCCCACTCACTTCCGTAATATAGAGAGGGGACCCCTGGCATAGTGAATAAAATGATATAAGAGGTATGAATCCATTGTGGCTTCTTAACAAGACTGGCGATGCGATTCACATCATGATTATCCACAAAATTATACAAGGTCTTCCCCTTATAAATACCTTCTGAACCAAACTGGCGACCTAAAGAATGGGCAATTTCAAAGAGATTGCGATCATTATGGGAGGAATATATACCCTTAAAGCATTCGTAGTTAGTAACAGATTCATAATTACTTTGGTCAATATATTGCCCATAATCACCATGAATCACTTCATATAGAAAATAAAAATCCTCCCGCATTACACGGATAAAACTTTTTAAATCCTTTAAAAAAGCTCTATCAAGAGAATAGGCAACATCAAATCGAATCCCATCTATATCAAATAGTTCTATCCATTGTTTTACTGCACCAAAGATATGATTTCGCAAGTCTTGGTTGTTTAAATTGAGTTTAACAAGACTATGGTGACCTTCCCAACCTTCATAAGCAAAAGGTTCTCCATCTGGGCCTGTTTTATTAAAATCAATACCAGCGAACCAATCAACATATTGGGACTCTTTTCCATTGGATATCAAATCTTTAAAGGCCCAGAACTCTTTACCTACATGATTAAAGACACCATCCAATATGATATTTATTCCTTTAGCCTTTATATGCTGACATAATTCTCTAAATTCCTCATTAGAACCTAAACGAGGATCGATTGTATACCAGTCAATAGTGTCATAACCATGATAGGTAGAGTGAAAAACCGGACCGAGGTATAAGGCCTCAATACCAATATTCTCCAGATGACTAAGCCACGATTCAACTTTTTTCAAGGGTTTTGCCTCTAGCTCAGAATAAGCGTTCCTGTTAAGACTGCTACAAAAACCTAAAGGATAAAGGTGATAAAACGTTTTACTATTCCAATTAATTGCCATTATGCTCCTCCTTAATACCTACCGGTAGGTATACAAATAAATTAAAAAAATTAAGAATATATACCATGAAGAAATTGATGCAAAACACGATAAAGTAAATCTTCCTCAGTGTACTCAAATGATGAATGTATCAACTTAATATAAGTTTCAACCATTCCTAAGAACGTAGATCCATAAATAACAGATCTATTACCTATGTTTCCATGATCTTTTGCAATATCAGCAAATAGTTGCCTGGCGATATCTGATTCCCTATCAGAAAATGATTTTACTAATAAATATGAGTCACTTTGTTCAGGCATCGCTGACATGCTTTTGTAGAGATAATATAAATAAGGATCATTTGTTGAGAAATTTTGATAACTAAGCACAGTGGCTCTTAGGGTACCCATTACATCACCTGCATACTGTGTGATATCAGCCAGACCTTCTAAAAACGGGGTAAACTCTTCTTTTAGAATGGCTTCCATAAGACCCTTTTTACTAGAAAAATAGTAATATAGAGTAGGCTTTGAGATGCCACATTCATCAACTATCTGTTGAATACCTACATTCTCATAGCTTCGTCGACTGAATAGCTTTGTGGCAACCTGCTTTATCTTATCCCGATTATCCATACAATCAATATACCGTTCGGTATATTGATTGTCAAATACAAATAGATTTTTTGTTCTTATGCTTTGTTATTTAATGGCAACGACTAAACTAAGATTAAAAATGGTAATACATTTAAACAAGAGATACCAAAAACTAATTCTAAAACTCACTTACTAGAAATTTTAATTCCTTTTGCTGTGGTATCTAGATCAATTGCATCTTGTGCAAAATAGCTTTGGCTAACATAACCATCATAATTAACCGTCCATGCATCTATCAAATGCGAGCCATCTAATCGATCTAGGGAATAAATATCAACAAGTTGATAGATTACAAGTCTTACCTCTTCTGTAGTTCCTGTGAAATCGACTTTTTTTGTATACGTTCTGATTTGATCCTTAGAGTATGTATTTACAAGTGTAATATCTGTTGATGTGTTACTACTAAAACTTTGACCATAAGTATTCTTAGTATTATTACTTGTGTATTCTGCTTCACCTGTAACACTCCAACCGGTTGAAATAGTTTTCTGAGTAGTTATGGAAGTAGAGTTATGTACACCTTTTTCTATTTTATACTCTTGTGTAACTACGGAAGAGTAAGGATTAAATGTATAATCAAAACGTTTATACCAGGCTTGTTTTCTCTTTAACACATAGTAAGGAGTTTCTCTTAATTGTTGATTTTTTGAATATAGAGGATCATCTATAAGTACATAAGGTATTAAACCTTCTCCCACTAAGGTAGTATTTAAATAATGGTCTAGATGAACAGATATATTTGATAGTCGGACTGGTGGTTGTTCAATTTTGAATAAAGATTCAGGATGAGTTTCATCTAACTTAAATCCGTTCATCGCAGATAAAGTATATAGTTTTTCCACTCTAAATTGCTGGTTATCATTCCCTGAATAATTACCCATATATAAGTTATTTTTCTTCCTAGACGGTTTATTAAATGGATTCTTATTCCCACTGGAATTACAAAGATCAAATACTTTATTATTGCGGCATGGTGATTCAATATGATACAGATTACCAGAACCTTTAATAAGTCTAAATTCTTGATTATTATTCAAGGTAACATTGTCATAAGCATAAAGGTTGTTACTATGATGAACATCTAGGACACCAGAGTTACTTCTTGACACTATATAATTTAAATTACTACCAATAGATACTGGCATGATTAACCATTGTTGATTAGAACCTTTATGATAATCACTATTTCCATATACATTATTTTGACTACTGGACTTATCTAAGGCTCTGTTCTTCTGTTTTTCAACAATTCCATAGTAATTAAAATAATAATCAGATAATCCTCTGTTATCTGATACTCTTGAGTTTGAATAATCAGATTCTGTTGAATCTTCTTTGACTTCCAAACCCATATCACATCCTACTACAAATAGTAAAAATAAGATCAAAGATGATACTTTCATTTTCATTTACTTTCTCTCCTACTTAATAAAAATATGTTTTGGTATCTCTATGGATTTATTTTTGCTTTATCATGGATATTTTACATCACCCAAAAAGGGTGGTTTTTATTTTATTTCTACATTCTGATAACATCTTAGATCGGAAATAAGTAAATATGACAATGTTAATATCAATAAGCAGGTTTTATTACAACCAATCATAATCTGCATACATATTACACAATAATTGTAATTATAGAATATTATTTCTCTATTCCGTAAAATACTTACTCTTAACGTGTATATTTATGCTCATTATTAACAAGGAATCATTGACTCATTTAAGGATTTTAAGTAGGAATAAATAATTTTTACTAATAATCTAATGGTTTGCAAGAGGAGGATGATTCCTATGATATTAGACAGTAGAGGGACTAATGAGTCATTAAGTCCGAATTACTACTCTGACCAATTTTCTTATACGTCTGTTCCCAAAATAGTTTTTGATAACATCATGGTCCCCATGAATCTACCTCAAGAGATATGGATTACAGATACAACTTTTAGAGATGGCCAACAGGCAAAAGAACCTTATACACCTGCACAAATTGAACATATATTCAAATTGTTGAGCCGTTTAGGGGGGCCACAGGGGATTATACGCCAGACTGAATTTTTTCTATACTCCAAAAAAGATAAGAAAGCTGTAGAAAAGTGTCTTAACCTTGATCTTCCTTTTCCTGAGATAACCGGTTGGATCAGAGCCGTCGAAGAAGACCTCCAACTTGTAAAGCAATTTGAATTAAAAGAGACAGGGATTCTTACTTCCGTTTCAGATTATCACATTTATATGAAACTCAAATCTAATCGCAAAAAAACAATGGAAAGTTATCTTAAAGTTGTCAAAAACGCTTTAGACAATGAGATTACCCCTCGCTGTCATTTTGAGGATATTACAAGAGCGGACTTTTATGGCTTTGTATTACCTTTTGCAGAAGAATTAAAGAAATTGTCAGAAGAAGTAAAAGGACCTGTCAAAATCCGCCTTTGCGACACAATGGGATTTGGATTAGCTTGGCCTGGTGTAGCACTACCTAGATCCATTCCCAAGATGATTCATTTATTAACTCATGAAGTTGGTATTCCCTCTACGTCCTTGGAATGGCATGGACATAATGATTTTCACAAAGTTCATGCCAATGCCAGTTCTGCCTGGTTATATGGAGTATCCTCCCTCAATGCCAGTCTTTTTGGTATTGGTGAAAGGACAGGGAATCCCCCCTTGGAAGCTGCTTTGGTCGAATATTGGGGACTGAAAGGAAATTCAGATGGGATGGATTTGCATATCCTTAAGGAATTAAGCGAGTATTACCAAGATGTAATCAAATACCCTATCCCTGATAATATGCCCTTTGTTGGTAAAGACTTTAATACAACAAGAGCAGGTATTCATGCAGATGGCTTAATCAAGAATGAACAAATCTACAACATTTTTGATACAAAAAGCATTCTAAATCGCCCCATTACGACAGTCGTAACAGATAAGTCAGGGGTTGCTGGTATAGCTCGTTGGATTAATGAAAATAGTCCTCTCATTCTAAAAGGGGAACTAAAGCCTATATCCAAGAATCATCCTTGTGTTCGTCTTATTAATGCTTGGGTGGTAGAACAATTTGAAAATGGTAGAACAACGAGCATCTCTTCAAAAGAACTAAAGACAAAAGTTAAACGCTATTTGCCAAACTATTACCAATCTAATCTTAATAAGGAGATAGCCACAGCTCAAAGTGTGGCTTGTAACATCAGTGCTAATCTTTGTCATGTACTAGAACAAGCAGATATTACCGACTGGGATGATTTGATCGAAGAATTTATTAAAATTGAAGGAACTATTCAATTGACAACAGTAGTTGATCATCAAGGATTACGTGTCACCGATTATTATACCAATAAAGGAGAGAGACTAAAATTCAAACCTCTCAAGTCTAAGAGTTTTGATAAACGTCCGTGGTTTGAGTCTGTTAGAGACACAAACAAAGTATATGTATCTGACTTGTATTTCTCAGAATATACAGAAAAATTAATTATTACCGTGGCTTACCC from Spirochaeta cellobiosiphila DSM 17781 harbors:
- a CDS encoding alpha-amylase family glycosyl hydrolase → MAINWNSKTFYHLYPLGFCSSLNRNAYSELEAKPLKKVESWLSHLENIGIEALYLGPVFHSTYHGYDTIDWYTIDPRLGSNEEFRELCQHIKAKGINIILDGVFNHVGKEFWAFKDLISNGKESQYVDWFAGIDFNKTGPDGEPFAYEGWEGHHSLVKLNLNNQDLRNHIFGAVKQWIELFDIDGIRFDVAYSLDRAFLKDLKSFIRVMREDFYFLYEVIHGDYGQYIDQSNYESVTNYECFKGIYSSHNDRNLFEIAHSLGRQFGSEGIYKGKTLYNFVDNHDVNRIASLVKKPQWIHTSYIILFTMPGVPSLYYGSEWGIPGKRTDTSDIALRPTKEEIEKQFRDEHILNTVKRLITIRKHHPALQIGTYKSIHIESTVLAFTRVTKEERILVLINIDDNVKTINLPVKGSNYFIDLLNTGDSFHSDGYNVSVTLYPTWGRILKY
- a CDS encoding VOC family protein, with translation MKQDIVHIALVVRDYDEAIEFYTQKLHFTLLEDTYQPEQDKRWVIISPPGSTGTTILLARASKPEQEDYIGAQSGGRVFLFLNTDDFWRDYEEMLTRGIEFVRPPKEADYGLVAVFKDLYGNLWDLLQLKKDHPIS
- a CDS encoding IMP dehydrogenase, which produces MATILPDISRTFSEFLLLPNLTKKIHVGENVSLKTPMVKHKKNEESELYLNIPLTSAVMQSVSDDSMGIALAKEGGISFIYSSQAVETQAEMIRKVKQYKAGFVTSDSNLGPDNSLSDIIELSQRTGHHTVVITEDGTSKGKLCGIVTRRDYNIHKTSMDTKAKDIMTPFSKLVVGKVGISLTDANTMIWDNKLNSLPIVDEDDRLVFLVFRKDYEDHHKNKLENIDDDKRLRVGAGINTHDYKERVPAVVEAGADILCIDSSDGFSEYQGDTIQFIREKYGDSVKIGAGNVVDATGFYYLAEAGADFVKVGVGGGSICITREQKGIGRGQASALIDVVAARDAYCERTGIYIPICSDGGITYDYQMTMALAMGADFLMLGRYFARFDESPTETVNINGRIYKEYWGEGSSRARNWQRYDQSVSSRLVFEEGVDAYVPYAGKLEDNLMITLKKITSTMCNCGSLTLKEFTQNARLTLVSSTSIMEGGSHDVIPKNNKDSAN
- a CDS encoding triose-phosphate isomerase, which produces MILDSRGTNESLSPNYYSDQFSYTSVPKIVFDNIMVPMNLPQEIWITDTTFRDGQQAKEPYTPAQIEHIFKLLSRLGGPQGIIRQTEFFLYSKKDKKAVEKCLNLDLPFPEITGWIRAVEEDLQLVKQFELKETGILTSVSDYHIYMKLKSNRKKTMESYLKVVKNALDNEITPRCHFEDITRADFYGFVLPFAEELKKLSEEVKGPVKIRLCDTMGFGLAWPGVALPRSIPKMIHLLTHEVGIPSTSLEWHGHNDFHKVHANASSAWLYGVSSLNASLFGIGERTGNPPLEAALVEYWGLKGNSDGMDLHILKELSEYYQDVIKYPIPDNMPFVGKDFNTTRAGIHADGLIKNEQIYNIFDTKSILNRPITTVVTDKSGVAGIARWINENSPLILKGELKPISKNHPCVRLINAWVVEQFENGRTTSISSKELKTKVKRYLPNYYQSNLNKEIATAQSVACNISANLCHVLEQADITDWDDLIEEFIKIEGTIQLTTVVDHQGLRVTDYYTNKGERLKFKPLKSKSFDKRPWFESVRDTNKVYVSDLYFSEYTEKLIITVAYPLIKPRESQCYHILDVDFVFDMLNSLAIEEDS
- a CDS encoding TetR/AcrR family transcriptional regulator, which gives rise to MDNRDKIKQVATKLFSRRSYENVGIQQIVDECGISKPTLYYYFSSKKGLMEAILKEEFTPFLEGLADITQYAGDVMGTLRATVLSYQNFSTNDPYLYYLYKSMSAMPEQSDSYLLVKSFSDRESDIARQLFADIAKDHGNIGNRSVIYGSTFLGMVETYIKLIHSSFEYTEEDLLYRVLHQFLHGIYS
- a CDS encoding RICIN domain-containing protein; amino-acid sequence: MKMKVSSLILFLLFVVGCDMGLEVKEDSTESDYSNSRVSDNRGLSDYYFNYYGIVEKQKNRALDKSSSQNNVYGNSDYHKGSNQQWLIMPVSIGSNLNYIVSRSNSGVLDVHHSNNLYAYDNVTLNNNQEFRLIKGSGNLYHIESPCRNNKVFDLCNSSGNKNPFNKPSRKKNNLYMGNYSGNDNQQFRVEKLYTLSAMNGFKLDETHPESLFKIEQPPVRLSNISVHLDHYLNTTLVGEGLIPYVLIDDPLYSKNQQLRETPYYVLKRKQAWYKRFDYTFNPYSSVVTQEYKIEKGVHNSTSITTQKTISTGWSVTGEAEYTSNNTKNTYGQSFSSNTSTDITLVNTYSKDQIRTYTKKVDFTGTTEEVRLVIYQLVDIYSLDRLDGSHLIDAWTVNYDGYVSQSYFAQDAIDLDTTAKGIKISSK